From the Nonlabens marinus S1-08 genome, one window contains:
- a CDS encoding type 1 glutamine amidotransferase domain-containing protein yields MNKRVAILATNGFEEIELTSPMQALKDAGATVHIVSPEKNEIKSWRDGNWSNKYKVDKHISEVTVDDYEALLLPGGVINPDQLRTDEKSIGFIKDFFKHKKPVSAICHGLQSLINAEVVEGRKVTSYHSIRKDLENAGAHWVDEEVVVDQGFTTSRNPDDLPAFNKKVVEELREGKHERQHA; encoded by the coding sequence ATGAATAAGAGAGTAGCAATTTTAGCAACCAACGGATTTGAAGAAATAGAATTAACTAGCCCTATGCAAGCCTTAAAGGATGCAGGAGCTACTGTACATATTGTAAGTCCTGAGAAAAATGAAATTAAATCTTGGAGAGACGGCAACTGGTCTAACAAATATAAAGTTGATAAGCATATAAGTGAAGTGACAGTTGATGATTATGAAGCCTTGTTATTACCAGGAGGAGTTATAAATCCAGACCAACTACGAACCGATGAAAAATCTATAGGTTTTATTAAGGATTTTTTCAAGCATAAAAAGCCGGTTAGTGCCATTTGTCATGGTTTACAAAGTTTAATCAATGCGGAAGTAGTGGAAGGAAGAAAAGTAACCTCGTATCACTCCATTCGTAAAGACTTAGAAAACGCGGGTGCGCACTGGGTAGATGAAGAAGTAGTAGTGGATCAAGGATTCACCACCAGTAGAAATCCTGATGACTTACCAGCATTTAATAAAAAGGTAGTGGAAGAATTAAGAGAAGGAAAGCATGAAAGACAACATGCATAA
- the dnaN gene encoding DNA polymerase III subunit beta: MKFIVSSSYLQKNLQLLGGVINNNNTLPILDNFLFDLTGNELKVSASDMETTIITRLEVESQDDGHIAIPARLLLDTLKTFPEQPLTFHAEGTMMTVSHDKGKSEIACAPAEEFPKAVSLEDPSSTSIMGDTLATAINKTIFAAGNDDLRPVMSGVFFQFASDGLTFVATDAHKLVRYRREDLAANETAEFIMPKKPLNLLKSILQGTEAEVLVEYNDSNAQFTFENTTIICRLIDGKYPNYEAVIPKENPNKLTISRTQFLNSVRRVSIFSNKTTHQIRLKMAGAELNISAEDLDYSNKADERLTCDYQGDDMQIGFNSRFLIEMLNNLTCDDVSLEMSLPNRAGILTPVDGLDEGENVTMLVMPVMLNQ; the protein is encoded by the coding sequence ATGAAGTTTATAGTTTCCAGTTCCTATCTACAGAAAAACCTGCAGCTTTTAGGTGGCGTGATCAATAATAACAACACATTGCCTATTCTCGATAATTTCCTTTTTGATCTTACAGGCAATGAACTGAAGGTATCTGCATCTGACATGGAGACCACAATTATTACGAGATTAGAAGTGGAAAGTCAAGATGATGGACATATTGCTATACCTGCACGTCTATTATTAGATACCCTGAAAACCTTTCCTGAACAACCGCTAACTTTTCATGCAGAAGGTACTATGATGACGGTAAGCCATGATAAAGGGAAGTCAGAAATCGCCTGTGCGCCAGCTGAGGAGTTTCCAAAAGCAGTAAGTCTTGAAGATCCTAGCAGCACCTCTATCATGGGAGATACACTGGCTACCGCTATCAATAAAACCATTTTTGCAGCAGGAAATGATGATTTAAGACCCGTGATGAGTGGGGTTTTCTTCCAATTTGCTAGCGATGGACTAACCTTTGTAGCTACTGATGCTCACAAACTAGTACGCTACCGTCGGGAAGATCTTGCCGCAAATGAGACTGCGGAATTCATCATGCCTAAAAAACCATTGAATTTACTTAAATCCATTCTTCAAGGAACTGAAGCTGAAGTTCTTGTTGAGTACAACGATAGCAACGCTCAATTCACTTTTGAAAATACTACAATCATCTGTAGACTTATTGATGGTAAGTATCCTAATTACGAAGCAGTAATCCCTAAGGAAAATCCTAACAAACTGACCATTTCAAGAACTCAGTTTTTGAACAGTGTAAGACGTGTGAGCATCTTTTCTAACAAGACCACGCATCAAATACGTTTGAAAATGGCTGGAGCAGAACTGAACATCTCCGCAGAGGATCTAGACTACAGCAACAAAGCAGATGAGCGATTAACCTGCGATTACCAGGGTGATGATATGCAAATAGGCTTCAACAGTAGATTCTTGATTGAAATGTTGAATAACTTGACTTGTGATGATGTTTCTCTTGAAATGTCGCTTCCTAATCGTGCTGGAATATTAACACCAGTGGACGGCCTTGATGAAGGCGAGAATGTAACAATGCTCGTGATGCCGGTAATGCTGAACCAGTAA